A genomic segment from Montipora foliosa isolate CH-2021 chromosome 9, ASM3666993v2, whole genome shotgun sequence encodes:
- the LOC137970160 gene encoding melatonin receptor type 1B-B-like isoform X1, with product MLLLIAWLASFKYTCFVLCSPTEMSDNETINAQEDAESDPLGRSVEQIWFEVSLAILICLVAFTGNILVVIAIHYDQRLNTITNMLIENLAFTDIFMASLHMPFWIVSLRYGRWVFGHVECQLVGLTQLLFGICSLFTMTGIALNRYFNIVRRNVYLKYFSNKKTTYILIVASWLGPLSVTSPQLYGWGKIEYHPRFADCTCVWNLPDISYIIFLCVTTIFAAAAIISWCYYTIYKTVKASAQRMQGHAARSNVKLDAIGATKNDRTEKKVLKTSFVVVCVYMTCWTPLSVIGFIEVFGGSSPLWAHTFAYYFVFGSSLANPFIYGIMNPQFQSAFRKMLHIGVNDVQPMSSIARGNGGDGSDGTKSTILDVVYAIEDKPSTSIQTEQVFRKKSAERGGDVSLPAKIPIIQTSQAWV from the exons ATGTTACTGTTAATCGCCTGGCTTGCATCTTTCAAGTATACATGTTTCGTTCTTTGTTCACCAACAGAAATGAGTGATAACGAAACTATcaatgctcaagaagatgcCGAATCTGATCCTCTCGGCCGTTCAGTGGAGCAAATATGGTTTGAAGTTTCGCTGGCCATCTTGATTTGCTTAGTAGCATTTACAG gAAACATCTTGGTCGTCATTGCGATTCACTACGATCAGCGACTAAACACCATTACCAACATGCTGATCGAGAACCTGGCCTTCACAGACATCTTCATGGCCTCTCTTCACATGCCTTTCTGGATCGTAAGTCTGCGCTATGGACGCTGGGTATTTGGTCACGTGGAATGCCAACTAGTTGGTCTGACGCAGTTGTTGTTCGGAATCTGTTCACTTTTCACAATGACCGGGATCGCTTTAAATCGATATTTCAACATAGTCCGGCGGAACGTATACCTCAAGTATTTCTCAAACAAGAAAACTACCTATATCTTAATTGTCGCATCCTGGTTAGGCCCTTTGTCCGTCACATCTCCGCAGTTGTATGGCTGGGGAAAGATCGAGTACCATCCGCGCTTTGCGGACTGCACGTGCGTTTGGAATCTCCCTGATATTTCTTACATCATATTTTTGTGCGTTACGACAATTTTCGCTGCCGCTGCCATTATATCATGGTGTTATTATACCATTTATAAAACTGTAAAAGCTAGCGCGCAAAGGATGCAGGGACACGCAGCTAGGAGTAATGTAAAACTCGACGCAATCGGTGCCACGAAAAATGACAGGACTGAGAAAAAAGTCCTCAAAACATCGTTCGTGGTTGTGTGTGTTTATATGACGTGCTGGACCCCTCTCTCGGTGATCGGCTTCATTGAGGTGTTTGGAGGCTCAAGCCCGCTTTGGGCGCACACTTTCGCATACTACTTCGTTTTCGGCAGTAGTTTGGCAAACCCCTTCATATACGGAATTATGAATCCCCAGTTCCAGTCCGCTTTCAGGAAGATGCTTCATATCGGAGTCAATGACGTGCAGCCGATGTCGAGCATTGCTCGAGGGAATGGAGGCGATGGAAGTGATGGAACGAAGAGCACTATCTTGGATGTGGTATACGCCATTGAAGACAAGCCAAGTACATCAATTCAGACGGAACAAGTTTTTCGAAAGAAAAGCGCAGAAAGAGGTGGAGACGTTAGTCTGCCTGCGAAGATTCCCATAATACAAACGAGCCAAGCATGGGTCTGA
- the LOC137970160 gene encoding melatonin receptor type 1B-B-like isoform X2, with the protein MSDNETINAQEDAESDPLGRSVEQIWFEVSLAILICLVAFTGNILVVIAIHYDQRLNTITNMLIENLAFTDIFMASLHMPFWIVSLRYGRWVFGHVECQLVGLTQLLFGICSLFTMTGIALNRYFNIVRRNVYLKYFSNKKTTYILIVASWLGPLSVTSPQLYGWGKIEYHPRFADCTCVWNLPDISYIIFLCVTTIFAAAAIISWCYYTIYKTVKASAQRMQGHAARSNVKLDAIGATKNDRTEKKVLKTSFVVVCVYMTCWTPLSVIGFIEVFGGSSPLWAHTFAYYFVFGSSLANPFIYGIMNPQFQSAFRKMLHIGVNDVQPMSSIARGNGGDGSDGTKSTILDVVYAIEDKPSTSIQTEQVFRKKSAERGGDVSLPAKIPIIQTSQAWV; encoded by the exons ATGAGTGATAACGAAACTATcaatgctcaagaagatgcCGAATCTGATCCTCTCGGCCGTTCAGTGGAGCAAATATGGTTTGAAGTTTCGCTGGCCATCTTGATTTGCTTAGTAGCATTTACAG gAAACATCTTGGTCGTCATTGCGATTCACTACGATCAGCGACTAAACACCATTACCAACATGCTGATCGAGAACCTGGCCTTCACAGACATCTTCATGGCCTCTCTTCACATGCCTTTCTGGATCGTAAGTCTGCGCTATGGACGCTGGGTATTTGGTCACGTGGAATGCCAACTAGTTGGTCTGACGCAGTTGTTGTTCGGAATCTGTTCACTTTTCACAATGACCGGGATCGCTTTAAATCGATATTTCAACATAGTCCGGCGGAACGTATACCTCAAGTATTTCTCAAACAAGAAAACTACCTATATCTTAATTGTCGCATCCTGGTTAGGCCCTTTGTCCGTCACATCTCCGCAGTTGTATGGCTGGGGAAAGATCGAGTACCATCCGCGCTTTGCGGACTGCACGTGCGTTTGGAATCTCCCTGATATTTCTTACATCATATTTTTGTGCGTTACGACAATTTTCGCTGCCGCTGCCATTATATCATGGTGTTATTATACCATTTATAAAACTGTAAAAGCTAGCGCGCAAAGGATGCAGGGACACGCAGCTAGGAGTAATGTAAAACTCGACGCAATCGGTGCCACGAAAAATGACAGGACTGAGAAAAAAGTCCTCAAAACATCGTTCGTGGTTGTGTGTGTTTATATGACGTGCTGGACCCCTCTCTCGGTGATCGGCTTCATTGAGGTGTTTGGAGGCTCAAGCCCGCTTTGGGCGCACACTTTCGCATACTACTTCGTTTTCGGCAGTAGTTTGGCAAACCCCTTCATATACGGAATTATGAATCCCCAGTTCCAGTCCGCTTTCAGGAAGATGCTTCATATCGGAGTCAATGACGTGCAGCCGATGTCGAGCATTGCTCGAGGGAATGGAGGCGATGGAAGTGATGGAACGAAGAGCACTATCTTGGATGTGGTATACGCCATTGAAGACAAGCCAAGTACATCAATTCAGACGGAACAAGTTTTTCGAAAGAAAAGCGCAGAAAGAGGTGGAGACGTTAGTCTGCCTGCGAAGATTCCCATAATACAAACGAGCCAAGCATGGGTCTGA